The following are encoded in a window of Amycolatopsis lexingtonensis genomic DNA:
- a CDS encoding Bax inhibitor-1/YccA family membrane protein, with translation MRSSSNPAFRNLPHGGTQTYGQYGPPVGFNQPQGGVPGYGPGQAASGEGDRPMTVDDVVVKTGMSLGVALLVGIVTAIWAQTSLAETGRLSGALIGAMIGGLIVGLVISLVIIFRQKPSGPLTLVYSAAEGLFLGALSGVFEVIYPGIALQAIIGTAGVFIGMLVVYKTGAVKVTPKLTKWIVGAVVGVAILMLFNLISSLFFGFNPLRDGGPIAIIFSLVCIGIAAFSFLLDFDQADRMIREGMPSKWAWYTAFGLMTTLVWLYLEILRLLSYLRE, from the coding sequence GGCGGAACCCAGACTTACGGGCAGTACGGGCCCCCGGTGGGCTTCAACCAACCCCAGGGCGGCGTGCCCGGCTACGGCCCCGGCCAGGCCGCCTCCGGCGAAGGCGACCGCCCCATGACGGTGGACGACGTCGTCGTCAAGACCGGCATGAGCCTCGGCGTCGCGCTGCTCGTCGGGATCGTCACCGCGATCTGGGCCCAGACCTCGCTGGCCGAGACGGGCCGGCTCTCCGGCGCCCTCATCGGCGCGATGATCGGCGGCCTGATCGTCGGGCTCGTCATCTCGCTGGTGATTATTTTCCGGCAGAAGCCGAGCGGCCCGCTGACGCTCGTCTACTCCGCCGCCGAAGGCCTGTTCCTCGGTGCGCTGAGCGGCGTGTTCGAGGTGATCTACCCGGGCATCGCGCTGCAGGCGATCATCGGCACCGCGGGTGTCTTCATCGGCATGCTGGTGGTCTACAAGACCGGCGCGGTCAAGGTGACGCCGAAGCTGACCAAGTGGATCGTCGGCGCCGTCGTGGGTGTCGCGATCCTGATGCTGTTCAACCTGATCAGCTCGCTGTTCTTCGGCTTCAACCCGCTGCGCGACGGCGGCCCGATCGCGATCATCTTCAGCCTCGTCTGCATCGGCATCGCGGCGTTCAGCTTCCTGCTCGACTTCGACCAGGCCGACCGGATGATCCGCGAGGGCATGCCGTCGAAGTGGGCCTGGTACACCGCGTTCGGCCTGATGACCACGCTGGTCTGGCTGTACCTGGAGATCCTGCGGCTGCTGTCGTACCTCCGCGAGTAA
- a CDS encoding YeeE/YedE family protein, whose protein sequence is MATTESPAGEKKFLDFPTSCAAPVPRPEEPVRVVPLAVAGVLAAGLTAYVWASYGAKFGVLLLLGLGLGLALFHSRFGFTSAWRQLIAVGNGQGLRAHTLLLGTAATLIALIAGTGSGLFGSKPAPTAGALGLALFVGATLFAIGMQLGGACASGTLFAVGSGQSAIVLTLGGFIAGSVLYTWAYPVLSGWPEVKGVLLADHVGWFGSWAITIAVLVAIVFATRAVQRRRTPPPTDAVPTARGFARVFRGSWPMLVGAVVLGVLAGAVFLVSGGIWGITSAFSLWGAKILQVFGLHPETWEFWRQKSNATSLANPIWKDKTSLTDIGIMIGAAVAAAAAGAWKIHSSIPWRTAVAALLGGVLMGVGARMAGGCNIGAYLGGISTGSLHGWLWGVFALGGTWLGLKLRPLFGLANPVPTDSVC, encoded by the coding sequence GTGGCGACGACCGAATCCCCAGCCGGTGAAAAGAAGTTCCTCGATTTCCCGACCTCCTGCGCGGCGCCCGTGCCGCGGCCCGAGGAGCCTGTCCGCGTGGTCCCGCTGGCCGTCGCCGGCGTGCTCGCGGCCGGCCTGACCGCCTACGTCTGGGCGAGCTACGGCGCCAAGTTCGGCGTCCTGCTGCTGCTCGGTCTCGGCCTCGGGCTCGCGCTGTTCCACTCGCGGTTCGGGTTCACGTCGGCCTGGCGCCAGCTCATCGCCGTCGGCAACGGCCAGGGCCTGCGGGCGCACACCCTCCTGCTCGGCACCGCCGCGACGCTCATCGCGCTGATCGCGGGCACCGGCAGCGGGCTCTTCGGCAGCAAGCCGGCGCCGACGGCGGGCGCGCTCGGCCTCGCCCTCTTCGTCGGCGCGACGCTCTTCGCGATCGGCATGCAGCTCGGCGGCGCGTGCGCGTCCGGCACGCTGTTCGCGGTCGGGTCCGGCCAGTCGGCGATCGTGCTGACCCTCGGCGGCTTCATCGCCGGGTCGGTGCTCTACACCTGGGCGTACCCGGTGCTGTCGGGCTGGCCCGAGGTCAAGGGCGTGCTGCTGGCCGACCACGTCGGCTGGTTCGGCTCGTGGGCGATCACGATCGCCGTGCTCGTCGCGATCGTCTTCGCGACCCGTGCGGTGCAGCGCCGCCGCACGCCGCCGCCCACCGACGCCGTGCCGACCGCGCGGGGCTTCGCCCGGGTGTTCCGCGGCTCGTGGCCGATGCTCGTCGGCGCCGTCGTGCTGGGCGTGCTGGCCGGCGCGGTGTTCCTGGTGTCCGGCGGGATCTGGGGCATCACGAGCGCGTTCTCGTTGTGGGGCGCGAAGATCCTGCAGGTGTTCGGGCTGCACCCGGAGACGTGGGAGTTCTGGCGGCAGAAGTCCAACGCGACGTCGCTGGCCAACCCGATCTGGAAGGACAAGACCAGCCTGACCGACATCGGGATCATGATCGGCGCCGCGGTGGCCGCCGCGGCAGCGGGCGCGTGGAAGATCCACAGCTCGATCCCGTGGCGCACCGCCGTCGCCGCGCTCCTCGGCGGCGTGCTGATGGGCGTCGGCGCGCGCATGGCGGGCGGCTGCAACATCGGCGCGTACCTCGGCGGCATCTCCACCGGCAGCCTGCACGGCTGGCTGTGGGGCGTGTTCGCGCTCGGCGGCACCTGGCTCGGCCTCAAGCTGCGCCCGCTGTTCGGGCTGGCGAACCCGGTGCCGACCGACAGCGTCTGCTGA
- a CDS encoding pentapeptide repeat-containing protein, whose protein sequence is MSNELERVLRTRTILLWGAGLLVLAALSATLLLSLLGGGRPEDSARLEALKTAANIVVGTGGAAALLLAARRQRSAELDLVQKDHDATERRVTEIYAKAADQLGSDKAPVRLAGLYALERLAGGYAEHRQTIVNVLCAYLRMPFEPGDETLEELQVRKAAQRILMLHLRPGKPETPNDGFWPDIDLDFSGAKLVGLTLTHCSIRSIVCYGTTFFELATFRSTEFRTKADFNNAEFNDHADFRRTVFGGEGDSFNGAVFAGPADFGTKSAARLTGATAQRGFPRTWPPGWEERPIADRPGWAELTRKDVPGQPAGR, encoded by the coding sequence GTGTCGAACGAACTCGAGCGCGTGCTGCGGACCAGGACGATCCTGCTGTGGGGCGCCGGGCTCCTGGTGCTCGCCGCGCTGTCGGCCACCTTGCTGCTCAGCCTGCTGGGCGGCGGCCGTCCGGAGGACTCCGCGCGCCTGGAAGCGCTCAAGACCGCCGCCAACATCGTCGTCGGGACCGGGGGCGCCGCCGCGCTGCTGCTCGCCGCGCGGCGGCAGCGGTCCGCCGAGCTCGACCTGGTGCAGAAGGACCACGACGCCACCGAGCGGCGGGTCACCGAGATCTACGCCAAGGCCGCCGACCAGCTCGGCAGCGACAAGGCGCCGGTGCGGCTCGCCGGGCTCTACGCGCTCGAACGGCTCGCCGGCGGGTACGCCGAGCACCGGCAGACGATCGTCAACGTCCTCTGCGCCTACCTGCGGATGCCGTTCGAGCCCGGCGACGAAACCCTCGAGGAGCTGCAGGTCCGCAAGGCCGCGCAGCGCATCCTCATGCTGCACCTGCGGCCCGGCAAGCCCGAGACGCCGAACGACGGCTTCTGGCCCGACATCGACCTCGACTTCTCCGGGGCGAAGCTCGTCGGGCTGACGCTCACGCACTGCTCGATCCGGTCGATCGTCTGCTACGGCACGACGTTCTTCGAACTGGCCACGTTCCGCAGCACCGAATTCCGTACCAAAGCGGACTTCAACAATGCCGAGTTCAACGACCACGCGGATTTCCGCAGAACCGTTTTCGGCGGCGAGGGCGACTCCTTCAACGGTGCAGTTTTCGCAGGTCCGGCCGATTTCGGCACCAAGTCGGCCGCGCGGCTCACGGGCGCGACCGCGCAACGGGGATTTCCCCGGACCTGGCCGCCGGGCTGGGAAGAACGGCCGATCGCCGACCGGCCGGGCTGGGCGGAATTGACACGAAAGGATGTTCCGGGGCAACCGGCCGGCCGATAG
- a CDS encoding GlxA family transcriptional regulator, which produces MERSTVERLIVVVLFAGVDLLDVTGPAEVFSLLQRELDRPSGYRVVLAAGAADPVTTSAGVRVLPDTTFGELAGRAIDTLVVPGAVTVGENRQIVAECDPAVVEAVRGLAGRARRVASVCVGAHVLAAAGLLEGKRATTHWSTAPQLAEEHPGVAVDADPIFIRDGEVWTGAGLTACPDLALALVEDDFGPEPASRVARQLVMFLRRPGGQSQFSVSLEPASATRRVEELRHHIATHLAEPLTVADLAARAHLTDRQVTRVFKAELGMTPAAYVEHARVEAARQRLETTDDTLSRVATTCGFGTVSTLTRSFRRRLTTTPGEYRDRFRIR; this is translated from the coding sequence ATGGAGCGGAGCACCGTGGAACGGCTGATCGTCGTGGTCCTCTTCGCCGGGGTCGACCTGCTCGACGTGACCGGCCCGGCCGAGGTTTTCTCGCTGCTGCAACGGGAACTGGACCGCCCGTCCGGCTACCGCGTCGTCCTCGCGGCCGGGGCGGCGGACCCGGTGACCACGTCCGCCGGCGTGCGCGTACTGCCGGACACCACTTTCGGGGAGCTGGCCGGCCGGGCGATCGACACACTGGTCGTGCCGGGAGCGGTCACCGTCGGGGAGAACCGGCAGATCGTCGCCGAGTGCGATCCCGCCGTGGTCGAGGCCGTCCGCGGGCTGGCCGGGCGCGCGCGGCGGGTGGCCTCCGTCTGCGTCGGGGCGCACGTGCTCGCGGCGGCCGGGCTGCTCGAAGGCAAGCGCGCCACCACGCACTGGTCCACCGCCCCGCAGCTCGCCGAGGAACACCCGGGGGTCGCGGTCGACGCCGACCCGATCTTCATCCGCGACGGCGAAGTGTGGACCGGGGCCGGCCTGACCGCCTGCCCCGACCTCGCGCTGGCGCTGGTGGAGGACGACTTCGGCCCGGAGCCGGCGTCGCGCGTCGCCCGTCAGCTCGTCATGTTCCTCCGCCGGCCCGGCGGGCAGAGCCAGTTCAGCGTGTCCCTCGAACCGGCGTCCGCGACGCGGCGGGTCGAGGAGCTGCGCCACCACATCGCCACCCACCTCGCCGAGCCGCTGACGGTCGCCGACCTGGCCGCCCGCGCCCACCTCACCGACCGGCAGGTCACGCGCGTGTTCAAGGCGGAGCTGGGCATGACGCCCGCCGCGTACGTCGAGCACGCCCGGGTCGAAGCGGCCCGGCAACGGCTGGAAACCACGGACGACACGCTCTCCCGCGTCGCCACGACCTGCGGTTTCGGCACGGTGTCCACGCTGACCCGGTCGTTCCGCCGCCGGCTGACCACGACACCGGGCGAGTACCGCGACCGGTTCCGGATCCGGTAG
- a CDS encoding cystathionine beta-synthase, with the protein MEYAEHIADLVGNTPLVKLNSLTKGLKPLVLAKVEYLNPGGSVKDRIALRMIEAAEASGELRPGGTIVEPTSGNTGVGLAMVAQRKGYQCVFVCPDKVSEDKRNVLKAYGARVVVCPTAVAPEHPDSYYNVSDRLVREIDGAWKPNQYANAQNPESHYLSTGPELWKQTDGKITHFVAGVGTGGTISGTGKYLKEVSDGRVQVVGADPEGSVYSGGSGRPYLVEGVGEDFWPDTYDRNIADEIIPVSDADSFQITRRLALEEGLLVGGSCGMAVAAALKLAERLTEDDVVVVLLPDGGRGYLTKVFNDTWMSSYGFLPPDSSGATVADVLTKKSGSLPNLVHSHPNETVAEAIAILAEFGVSQMPVVSAEPPVMAAEVVGAVNERDLLDALFTGKAQLADRLDRHMSPPLPTIGGGEQVGSAMTALESADGALVLIDGKPAGVVTRHDLLGFLAGR; encoded by the coding sequence GTGGAGTACGCAGAGCACATCGCAGACCTCGTGGGCAACACCCCGCTGGTCAAGCTGAACTCGTTGACCAAGGGGCTCAAGCCGCTCGTGCTGGCCAAGGTCGAGTACCTGAACCCGGGTGGCTCGGTCAAGGACCGCATCGCGCTGCGCATGATCGAAGCCGCCGAAGCCTCCGGCGAACTGCGCCCGGGCGGCACGATCGTGGAACCGACGTCCGGGAACACCGGCGTCGGCCTCGCCATGGTCGCGCAGCGCAAGGGCTACCAGTGCGTGTTCGTCTGCCCGGACAAGGTCAGCGAAGACAAGCGCAACGTGCTCAAGGCGTACGGCGCCCGCGTCGTGGTGTGCCCGACGGCGGTCGCGCCCGAGCACCCCGACTCCTACTACAACGTCTCCGACCGCCTGGTCCGCGAGATCGACGGCGCCTGGAAGCCCAACCAGTACGCCAACGCGCAGAACCCGGAGAGCCACTACCTCTCCACCGGCCCCGAGCTGTGGAAGCAGACCGACGGGAAGATCACGCACTTCGTCGCGGGCGTCGGCACCGGCGGCACCATCTCCGGCACCGGCAAGTACCTCAAGGAGGTCAGCGACGGCCGCGTGCAGGTGGTCGGCGCCGACCCGGAGGGCTCGGTCTACTCCGGCGGCAGCGGCCGGCCGTACCTGGTCGAGGGCGTCGGCGAGGACTTCTGGCCGGACACCTACGACCGCAACATCGCCGACGAGATCATCCCGGTCTCCGACGCCGATTCGTTCCAGATCACCCGGCGCCTCGCGCTGGAAGAGGGCCTGCTCGTCGGCGGCTCCTGCGGGATGGCCGTCGCGGCCGCGCTCAAGCTCGCCGAGCGGCTCACCGAGGACGACGTCGTCGTCGTGCTGCTGCCCGACGGCGGCCGCGGCTACCTGACCAAGGTGTTCAACGACACCTGGATGTCCTCCTACGGCTTCCTGCCGCCCGACTCCTCCGGCGCGACGGTCGCCGACGTGCTCACCAAGAAGAGCGGCTCGCTGCCGAACCTCGTGCACTCGCACCCGAACGAGACGGTCGCCGAGGCCATCGCGATCCTGGCCGAGTTCGGCGTCAGCCAGATGCCGGTGGTCAGCGCGGAGCCGCCGGTGATGGCCGCCGAGGTCGTCGGCGCGGTCAACGAGCGCGACCTGCTCGACGCGCTGTTCACCGGCAAGGCGCAGCTGGCCGACCGGCTCGACCGGCACATGTCACCGCCGTTGCCGACGATCGGCGGCGGCGAGCAGGTGGGCTCCGCGATGACCGCGCTCGAGAGCGCCGACGGTGCCCTCGTGCTGATCGACGGCAAGCCCGCGGGCGTGGTCACCCGGCACGACCTCCTGGGCTTCCTGGCCGGGCGTTGA
- a CDS encoding acetyl-CoA C-acetyltransferase — MPEAVIVSAARSPIGRANKGSLVSMRPDDLTVQMVQAALAKVPQLDPADIDDLMLGCGLPGGESGFNMGRAVAVELGYDHLPGCTITRYCSSSLQTTRMAFHAIKAGEGDVFISAGVETVSRFSKGSSDSWPDTHNPLFADAEGRTQATAESGTDTWTDPRAEGNLPDVYIAMGQTAENLARLKGVSREEMDEFGVRSQNLAEKAIADGFWAKDITPVTLPDGTVVSKDDGPRAGVTLDGVAGLKPVFRPDGRVTAGNCCALNDGAAALVIMSDTKARELGLTPLARIVSTGVTGLSPEIMGYGPVEASKQALSRAGLSIGDIDLVEINEAFAAQVIPSYQDLGIDLDRLNVNGGAIAVGHPFGMTGARITSTLINSLQHHDKQFGLETMCVGGGQGMALIIERLS; from the coding sequence ATGCCCGAAGCCGTCATCGTCTCCGCCGCGCGCTCGCCCATCGGGCGCGCCAACAAGGGCTCGCTGGTCAGCATGCGGCCCGACGACCTGACCGTGCAGATGGTCCAGGCCGCGCTGGCCAAGGTGCCGCAGCTGGACCCCGCCGACATCGACGACCTGATGCTCGGCTGCGGCCTGCCCGGTGGCGAGTCCGGATTCAACATGGGCCGCGCGGTCGCCGTCGAGCTGGGCTACGACCACCTGCCCGGCTGCACCATCACCCGGTACTGCTCCTCCAGCTTGCAGACGACCCGGATGGCCTTCCACGCGATCAAGGCCGGCGAGGGCGACGTCTTCATCTCGGCCGGTGTCGAGACCGTGTCCCGGTTCTCGAAGGGCAGCTCGGACTCCTGGCCCGACACCCACAACCCGCTCTTCGCCGACGCCGAAGGGCGCACCCAGGCGACCGCGGAGTCCGGCACCGACACCTGGACCGACCCGCGTGCCGAGGGGAACCTCCCGGACGTCTACATCGCGATGGGCCAGACCGCGGAGAACCTCGCGCGGCTCAAGGGCGTTTCCCGCGAGGAGATGGACGAGTTCGGCGTCCGCTCGCAGAACCTGGCCGAGAAGGCCATCGCGGACGGCTTCTGGGCCAAGGACATCACGCCGGTGACGCTGCCGGACGGCACGGTCGTCTCGAAGGACGACGGCCCGCGCGCCGGCGTCACCCTCGATGGCGTCGCCGGGCTCAAGCCGGTCTTCCGCCCGGACGGCCGGGTCACCGCCGGCAACTGCTGCGCGCTCAACGACGGGGCCGCGGCGCTGGTCATCATGTCCGACACCAAGGCGCGCGAGCTGGGCCTGACGCCGCTGGCGCGGATCGTGTCCACCGGTGTGACCGGCCTGTCGCCGGAGATCATGGGCTACGGCCCGGTCGAGGCGTCCAAGCAGGCGCTCTCGCGCGCGGGGCTGTCGATCGGCGACATCGACCTGGTCGAGATCAACGAGGCCTTCGCGGCGCAGGTCATCCCGTCCTACCAGGACCTGGGCATCGACCTGGACCGGCTGAACGTCAACGGCGGCGCGATCGCGGTCGGCCACCCGTTCGGCATGACCGGCGCCCGGATCACCTCGACGCTGATCAACTCGCTGCAGCACCACGACAAGCAGTTCGGCCTCGAGACGATGTGCGTCGGCGGCGGCCAGGGCATGGCGCTGATCATCGAGCGTCTTTCCTGA
- a CDS encoding LppU/SCO3897 family protein: MGQPDPYGPPPGGHPQQYGQPGTPPQGQPGQYGPPPGQFPPGQFPPGQQGFPPAPPVPKKSKAGTFIKFGVLGVIVIVAVVVGIVSFANSPASSNAGDCLTITEFTRGGDDPAKADCNDPKANVKIAAKLDSASDNCPGGSDAGYDTYSVSGRSSYKLCLMINAKQGDCLANFTSTTKGYVKVTCTDPTKDGELVKVVSGQADKNLCEGTEATRVAVYPEPATTMCVKTNE, encoded by the coding sequence GTGGGTCAGCCCGATCCCTACGGTCCGCCTCCCGGCGGCCACCCGCAGCAGTACGGCCAGCCCGGCACGCCGCCGCAGGGCCAGCCCGGCCAGTACGGCCCGCCGCCCGGGCAGTTCCCGCCCGGCCAGTTCCCGCCGGGCCAGCAGGGCTTCCCGCCCGCGCCGCCGGTGCCGAAGAAGTCGAAGGCCGGCACCTTCATCAAGTTCGGCGTCCTCGGCGTCATCGTGATCGTCGCCGTCGTCGTGGGGATCGTGTCGTTCGCCAACTCGCCGGCCAGCTCCAACGCCGGTGACTGCCTCACGATCACCGAGTTCACCCGGGGCGGGGACGACCCGGCGAAGGCGGACTGCAACGACCCGAAGGCCAACGTCAAGATCGCCGCCAAGCTCGACAGCGCGTCCGACAACTGCCCGGGCGGCTCCGACGCCGGCTACGACACCTACTCGGTCAGCGGCCGCAGCTCGTACAAGCTGTGCCTGATGATCAACGCGAAGCAGGGCGACTGCCTCGCGAACTTCACGTCCACGACCAAGGGTTACGTGAAGGTCACCTGCACCGACCCGACCAAGGACGGCGAACTGGTGAAGGTCGTCTCGGGCCAGGCGGACAAGAACCTCTGCGAGGGCACGGAGGCCACGCGCGTGGCCGTCTACCCGGAGCCCGCGACGACGATGTGCGTCAAGACGAACGAATAG
- a CDS encoding isochorismatase family protein — translation MPRTTLRELNGLDRTPAALAGSTLILVDYQNTYTRGVMELDGWRPALTAAKDLLARARAAGAKVIHVVHDGGAGSAYDIRADIGGIHPDVAPAEGEPVVVKAAPNAFVGTDLGERVDAAGNENVVVVGFMTNMCVTFTAEGAFLRGNTPTVVAEACATRPLATAVAAVTAEQLHHSALATIADLYGVIVPSVADLR, via the coding sequence ATGCCGAGGACGACGCTGCGGGAGCTGAACGGGCTCGACCGGACCCCCGCCGCACTGGCCGGGTCGACGCTGATCCTGGTCGACTACCAGAACACCTACACCCGGGGAGTGATGGAGCTGGACGGGTGGCGGCCCGCGCTGACCGCCGCCAAGGACCTGCTCGCCCGCGCCAGGGCGGCCGGCGCGAAGGTGATCCACGTCGTCCACGACGGTGGCGCGGGCAGCGCGTACGACATCCGGGCGGACATCGGCGGCATCCACCCGGACGTCGCCCCGGCCGAGGGTGAGCCGGTGGTCGTCAAGGCCGCGCCGAACGCCTTCGTGGGCACCGATCTGGGTGAGCGGGTCGACGCCGCCGGGAACGAGAACGTGGTCGTCGTCGGCTTCATGACCAACATGTGCGTCACGTTCACCGCCGAGGGCGCGTTCCTGCGCGGCAACACCCCGACGGTGGTGGCGGAGGCGTGCGCGACCCGGCCGCTGGCGACCGCGGTGGCGGCGGTGACGGCCGAGCAGCTGCACCACAGCGCGCTGGCGACGATCGCCGACCTGTACGGCGTGATCGTGCCGAGCGTGGCCGATCTGCGGTAG